One genomic segment of Clostridium estertheticum subsp. estertheticum includes these proteins:
- a CDS encoding bacteriocin immunity protein, with translation MKYSKQSIEAIENTLKKLDTNHDRQLVDLLNEYNNKLCTGDNYRPLVSNLAEKISFYILKNDLKVPNEVRELIVTLRSLQSKVNLLSYIFSLGK, from the coding sequence ATGAAATATTCTAAACAAAGTATAGAAGCTATAGAAAATACATTAAAAAAATTAGATACTAATCATGATAGACAATTAGTTGATTTATTAAATGAATATAATAATAAATTATGTACTGGAGATAATTATAGACCTTTAGTAAGTAATTTAGCAGAGAAAATTTCTTTTTATATTTTAAAAAATGATTTAAAAGTCCCTAATGAAGTTCGTGAATTAATAGTAACTCTAAGGTCATTACAATCTAAAGTTAATTTGCTTTCTTATATATTTTCTTTAGGTAAATAG
- a CDS encoding tryptophanase produces MSAKYIPEPFRIKMVETIRMLTREERKQKIAEAKYNMFNLRGEDVYIDLLTDSGTNAMSAEQWAGVMRGDEAYAGSSSYYKLVEAGQDIFGYKFIQPVHQGRAAEKVMFGLLLEKGKYSISNTFFDTTRAHVEATGARAIDCVVDVAKDPAKRAPFKGNMNVEKLESLIKEYGADKIGLVVMTVTNNSAGGQPVSVENVRETSNVCKKYGIKLCIDAARYAENAYFVKLREKGYATKSIKEIVKEMFSYADMFTMSAKKDTIVNMGGLIGIKDDRELFQLCKARTILFEGFITYGGLSGRDLESLAIGLYEGLDEEYLKYRNGQMEYLAGRLDEAGITYQSPVGGHGVFVDAKALLPQIPYYEFPGQALGVELYIEAGIRACDIGSYMLGNDPDTGKQLKSEFEFTRLAIPRRVYTQSHIDIMADALIAIKARSSEITGYKITWEPSVLRHFQASLEPVKK; encoded by the coding sequence TAGAATCAAGATGGTAGAGACTATTAGGATGCTTACACGAGAGGAAAGAAAACAAAAAATTGCTGAAGCAAAATACAATATGTTTAACCTTAGGGGTGAAGATGTTTATATTGATTTATTAACAGATAGTGGAACTAATGCAATGAGTGCAGAACAATGGGCTGGTGTCATGAGAGGTGACGAAGCCTATGCTGGTTCATCAAGTTACTATAAACTTGTAGAAGCAGGACAAGACATTTTTGGATATAAATTTATTCAGCCAGTTCATCAAGGCCGTGCAGCAGAGAAGGTTATGTTTGGATTATTATTAGAAAAGGGTAAATACTCTATCTCTAATACGTTCTTTGATACAACAAGAGCACACGTAGAAGCAACAGGTGCAAGAGCGATTGATTGTGTTGTTGATGTAGCTAAAGATCCAGCTAAAAGAGCACCTTTCAAAGGAAATATGAATGTTGAAAAATTAGAATCCCTAATTAAAGAGTACGGTGCTGATAAGATTGGTCTTGTTGTTATGACAGTTACAAACAATTCAGCGGGTGGTCAGCCAGTATCTGTAGAAAATGTAAGAGAAACATCAAATGTTTGTAAAAAATATGGTATTAAGTTATGCATCGACGCTGCACGTTATGCTGAAAATGCTTACTTTGTAAAATTAAGAGAAAAAGGATATGCAACTAAATCAATTAAAGAGATTGTAAAAGAAATGTTTAGTTATGCAGATATGTTTACAATGAGTGCTAAGAAAGACACAATTGTCAACATGGGTGGGTTAATCGGCATTAAAGATGATAGAGAATTATTCCAACTTTGCAAAGCACGCACAATTTTATTTGAGGGTTTTATTACTTATGGTGGTCTTTCAGGTCGTGATCTTGAGAGTTTAGCAATTGGTCTTTATGAAGGACTTGATGAAGAGTACCTAAAATATCGTAATGGACAAATGGAGTATCTTGCAGGAAGACTTGATGAGGCAGGTATTACATACCAGTCACCAGTAGGCGGCCATGGTGTGTTTGTAGATGCAAAGGCATTGCTACCCCAAATTCCGTACTATGAATTCCCAGGGCAAGCTCTTGGAGTTGAGCTTTACATCGAAGCTGGAATTCGTGCATGTGATATTGGATCTTATATGTTAGGAAATGACCCTGATACAGGAAAACAATTAAAATCAGAATTTGAGTTTACGCGTCTAGCAATTCCACGTCGTGTTTATACTCAATCACATATTGATATTATGGCAGATGCTTTGATTGCAATTAAAGCAAGGTCAAGTGAAATAACGGGTTACAAAATTACATGGGAGCCTTCTGTTCTTAGACATTTTCAAGCAAGTCTTGAACCAGTTAAAAAATAA